A genomic stretch from Setaria italica strain Yugu1 chromosome VII, Setaria_italica_v2.0, whole genome shotgun sequence includes:
- the LOC101763870 gene encoding probable leucine-rich repeat receptor-like protein kinase IMK3, which yields MLPPPRLLLLLRCCCAALLLLLAPPPAAARGHHPAGDGVVISQADYQGLQAIRHDLADPYGFLRSWNDSGLTACSGAWAGIKCVLGSVVAITLPWRGLGGTLSQRGLGQLTRLRRLSLHDNAIAGPIPASLGFLPDLRGVYLFNNRFSGAVPASIGGCVALQSFDASNNRLTGAVPPAIANSTKLIRLNLSRNALSADIPAEVVASASLLFLDLSYNNLSGPIPDAFAGSTKSPSKLLLNKDSITGSYQLVFLSLAQNSLDGPIPESLTKLAKLQHLDLAGNSKLNGTIPAELGSLADLKALDLSSNDLSGEIPPSLDNLTATLQSFNVSYNNLSGAVPASLANKFGEPAFTGNILLCGYSASTPCPASPSPAPSSPAEEARGRRKFSTKELILIIAGIVIGLLILLLLCCLLLCFLTRKRSSSSSTTAARSGKQAAKDAAGAAAAGRGEKPGSGAAEVESGGDVGGKLVHFDGPLAFTADDLLCATAEILGKSTYGTVYKATLEDGSLVAVKRLREKITKGHKEFEAEAAVLGRIRHPNLLALMAYYLGPKGEKLLVFDYMPKGNLSSFLHARAPNTTVDWATRMTIAKGTARGLAYLHDDMSIVHGNLTASNVVLDEQCNPKISDFGLSRLMTTAANSNVLAAAGALGYRAPELSKLKKANAKTDVYSLGVIILELLTGKNPAESTNGMDLPQWVASIVKEEWTSEVFDLELMRDAAVGPVGDELMDTLKLALHCVDPAPSVRPEAREVLRQLEQIRPGSDGGAGPSEEGAGAHVPAASAAGEDE from the exons atgctgccgccgccgcgcctcctgctcctcctccgctgctgctgcgccgcgctcctcctcctgctcgctccaccgcccgccgccgctcgtggcCACCACCCCGCGGGCGACGGCGTCGTCATCTCCCAGGCCGACTACCAGGGCCTGCAGGCCATCCGCCACGACCTCGCCGACCCCTACGGCTTCctccgctcctggaacgactccGGCCTCACCGCCTGCTCCGGCGCCTGGGCCGGCATCAAGTGCGTCCTCGGCAGCGTCGTCGCCATCACGCTCCCCtggcgggggctcgggggcacCCTCTCCCAGCGCGGCCTCGGCCAGCTCACCCGCCTCCGCAGGCTCAGCCTCCACGACAACGCCATCGCGGGGCCCATCCCCGCCTCCCTCGGATTCCTCCCCGACCTCCGCGGCGTCTACCTCTTCAACAACCGCTTCTCCGGCGCCGTCCCCGCGTCCATCGGAGGATGCGTCGCGCTCCAGTCATTCGACGCCAGCAACAACCGCCTCACCGGCGCCGTCCCGCCCGCCATCGCCAACTCCACCAAGCTCATCCGCCTCAACCTCAGCCGCAACGCGCTCTCTGCTGACATCCCCGCGGAGgtcgtcgcctccgcctcgctccTCTTCCTCGACCTCTCCTACAACAACCTCTCCGGCCCAATCCCCGACGCCTTCGCAGGCTCCACCAAGTCGCCTTCCAAGCTCCTCCTCAACAAGGACTCCATCACCGGGAGCTACCAGCTCGTCTTCCTCAGCCTCGCGCAAAACTCCCTCGACGGGCCCATTCCCGAGTCCCTCACAAAGCTCGCCAAGCTGCAGCACCTCGACCTCGCAGGGAACAGCAAGCTCAACGGCACCATCCCCGCCGAGCTCGGCTCCCTCGCCGACCTCAAGGCGCTCGACCTCTCCAGCAACGACCTCAGCGGCGAGATCCCGCCGAGCCTCGACAACCTCACCGCCACGCTACAGTCCTTCAACGTCTCCTACAACAACCTCTCCGGCGCCGTGCCGGCATCACTCGCCAACAAGTTCGGGGAGCCCGCCTTCACCGGGAACATCCTGCTCTGCGGCTACTCTGCTTCCACGCCCTGCCCAGCGTCCCCATCCCCGGCGCCATCTTCACCCGCCGAGgaggcgcgcggccgccgcaaGTTCAGCACCAAGGAGCTCATACTCATCATCGCCGGGATCGTCATCGGTCTCCTCATCCTGCTGCTCCTCTGCTGCCTCCTGCTCTGCTTCCTCACAAGGAAGAGGTCGTCTTCCAGCAGCACAACTGCAGCAAGGAGCGGGAAGCAGGCGGCCAAggatgccgccggcgccgcggcggccgggcgcgGCGAGAAGCCAGGGTCtggcgcggcggaggtggagtcCGGCGGCGACGTGGGCGGCAAGCTCGTGCACTTCGACGGGCCGCTGGCGTTCACGGCGGACGACCTGCTGTGCGCCACGGCGGAGATCTTGGGGAAGAGCACCTACGGCACGGTGTACAAGGCCACGCTGGAGGACGGCAGCCTGGTGGCCGTCAAGAGGCTCAGGGAGAAGATCACCAAGGGCCACAAGGAGTTCGAGGCCGAAGCGGCGGTGCTCGGCAGGATCCGCCACCCCAACCTGCTGGCGCTCATGGCCTACTACCTGGGGCCCAAGGGCGAAAAGCTCCTCGTCTTCGATTACATGCCCAAGGGCAACCTCTCCTCATTCTTGCACG CTCGCGCACCCAACACGACGGTGGACTGGGCGACAAGGATGACAATCGCCAAGGGCACAGCCCGTGGCCTCGCCTACCTCCACGACGACATGAGCATCGTGCACGGCAACCTGACCGCCAGCAACGTCGTCCTCGACGAGCAATGCAACCCCAAGATCTCCGACTTCGGCCTGTCCCGTCTCATGACGACTGCGGCGAACTCGAACGTgctggcggcggcaggcgcCCTGGGGTACCGCGCGCCAGAGCTGTCAAAGCTGAAGAAGGCGAACGCGAAGACGGACGTGTACAGCCTGGGCGTGATCATCCTGGAGCTGCTGACAGGCAAGAACCCCGCGGAGAGCACGAACGGCATGGACCTGCCGCAGTGGGTGGCGTCCATCGTGAAGGAGGAATGGACCAGCGAGGTATTCGACCTGGAGCTGAtgcgcgacgccgccgtgggGCCCGTCGGCGACGAGCTGATGGACACGCTGAAGCTGGCGCTGCACTGCGTGGACCCGGCGCCGTCGGTAAGGCCCGAGGCCCGGGAGGTGCTGCGGCAGCTCGAGCAGATCAGGCCGGGGTCGGATGGCGGCGCCGGGCCGAGCGAGGAAGGTGCCGGCGCGCATGTGCCGGCGGCTTCAGCAGCAGGAGAAGatgagtag
- the LOC101765096 gene encoding uncharacterized protein LOC101765096 has translation MSDSLHLVDNGGELLLVHRTLQYYEYDQDHENDDDESYDGTYERNYEVYRVDLDAGILIPVKGLNRRAVFMGMSRAISVSAADAFPSATPNTIYPGVDCGMETWEYNVADGSKEPWHYCPLGPRTAVDCLRICIQGDGTDLLA, from the coding sequence ATGAGCGACAGCCTTCACCTGGTGGACAACGGCGGTGAGTTGCTGTTGGTGCACCGAACGCTGCAATACTATGAATATGATCAAGATCAcgaaaatgatgatgatgaaagttatgacggcacgtacgagagGAACTACGAGGTTTACAGAGTGGATTTGGACGCCGGCATCCTGATCCCGGTCAAGGGCTTAAACAGGCGCGCCGTGTTCATGGGCATGAGCCGTGCAATCTCTGTATCGGCGGCAGATGCCTTTCCCTCTGCCACTCCTAACACCATCTATCCTGGGGTTGATTGTGGCATGGAGACCTGGGAGTACAATGTTGCAGATGGAAGCAAAGAACCTTGGCACTATTGTCCGTTAGGCCCGCGTACTGCTGTGGACTGTCTCCGCATCTGCATCCAGGGCGACGGCACCGATTTACTTGCCTGA
- the LOC111258011 gene encoding uncharacterized protein LOC111258011 has product MLPRRWIMLDNAHAGSRCHRFLNTSTSECIRTDLPELAGHTLLALTPEGLLLLLHEPTLVIRLLNPLTCQLTDLPPVTGLLSPKDYRARHRGIELGKRLLLHVCMALASLLTGPKWQLASATPEFSPLLNLVMGAGLRSTTPTHSTPTHTCIQLCLSQAASTVSPPGVSW; this is encoded by the coding sequence ATGCTCCCCCGGCGGTGGATCATGCTCGACAATGCCCACGCCGGCTCCCGCTGCCACCGCTTCCTTAACACCTCCACCAGCGAGTGCATCCGGACGGACCTCCCGGAGCTCGCCGGGCACACGTTGCTCGCGCTCACCCCCGAgggcctcctgctgctgctccatgAGCCCACCCTGGTCATCCGCCTGCTCAACCCGCTCACATGCCAGCTCACCGACCTCCCGCCGGTGACTGGTCTACTGAGTCCCAAGGACTATCGAGCTCGGCATCGCGGCATTGAACTGGGAAAACGACTTCTACTGCATGTCTGTATGGCACTGGCCTCGTTGCTGACGGGTCCAAAGTGGCAGTTAGCTTCTGCGACCCCAGAGTTCTCGCCGTTGCTAAACCTGGTGATGGGAGCTGGACTCCGGTCGACGACACCGACACACTCGACCCCAACACACACATGTATTCAACTTTGCCTTTCGCAGGCCGCTTCTACTGTGTCTCCTCCTGGGGTGTCATGGTGA
- the LOC101764677 gene encoding PRA1 family protein B2 — MAAASPPLLPTSVVPAATPAPSPIPTAADANPAAARAFLSRLLDSARRALSGARPWSELADRSALSRPDTLSDATSRLRKNLAYFRVNYAAVVALSLAAALLAHPFSLAALLALLAAWCLLYVLRPADAPPLAAFGRTFSDKEVLGGLIACSAFVVFLTSVGSLIFSALALGAAVVCAHGAFRVPEDLFLDEPDQAAGSGNPLLSFIANATGGVGGRV, encoded by the coding sequence ATGGCCGCGGCCTCCCCTccgctcctccccacctccGTCGTCCCGGCGGCAACACCAGCCCCCTCACCCATTCCgaccgccgccgacgccaacCCGGCCGCGGCTCGCGCCTTCCTCTCCCGCCTCCTCGACTCCGCCAGGCGCGCGCTGTCCGGCGCCCGCCCCTGGTCCGAGCTCGCCGACCGCTCCGCGCTCTCCCGCCCGGACACCCTCTCCGACGCCACCTCCCGCCTCCGCAAGAACCTCGCCTACTTCCGCGTCAactacgccgccgtcgtcgcgctctccctcgccgccgcgctcctcgcccACCCCTTCTCGctcgcggcgctcctcgccctGCTCGCCGCCTGGTGCCTCCTCTACGTCCTCCGCCccgccgacgcgccgccgctcgccgccttcGGGCGCACCTTCTCCGACAAGGAGGTGCTCGGGGGCCTCATCGCCTGCTCCGCCTTCGTCGTCTTCCTCACCTCCGTCGGCTCGCTCATCTTCTCCGCGCTCGCCCTCGGCGCTGCAGTCGTCTGCGCGCACGGCGCATTCCGCGTCCCGGAGGACCTCTTCCTCGACGAGCCCGACCaggccgccggcagcggcaaCCCGCTGCTGTCCTTCATCGCCAACGCCACCGGAGGAGTAGGAGGACGCGTCTGA
- the LOC101765900 gene encoding macrophage migration inhibitory factor homolog → MPCLNVSTNVNLEGVDTSAILAEASKAVANIIGKPEAYVMVVLKGSVPMAFGGTQEPAAYGELVSIGGLNPGVNKKLSAGIASILESKLSIPKSRFYLKFHDSKGSDFGWNGSTF, encoded by the exons ATGCCGTGCCTGAATGTGTCGACGAACGTCAACCTGGAGGGTGTGGACACCTCCGCCATCCTCGCTGAAGCCTCCAAGGCCGTCGCCAACATCATCGGCAAGCCAGAGGCC TACGTGATGGTTGTTCTCAAAGGTTCAGTGCCTATGGCATTTGGAGGCACCCAGGAGCCTGCAGCTTATGGTGAGCTGGTTTCCATTGGAGGGCTGAACCCTGGTGTCAACAAGAAGCTGAGTGCTGGCATTGCTTCTATTCTGGAATCAAAGCTGTCCATTCCCAAGTCCCGCTTCTACCTCAAGTTCCATGATTCAAAG GGCTCGGACTTTGGTTGGAATGGCTCCACCTTCTAG